One segment of Plasmodium vivax chromosome 14, whole genome shotgun sequence DNA contains the following:
- a CDS encoding hypothetical protein, conserved (encoded by transcript PVX_123970A) — protein sequence MSKKYVYWEKQGNDRMCGLHCINAILQGPHYSEDVLATIGREIDEKEREFLKCSAGAGGSGLNDLMRKNSSNVLDDGFINISVLIECLRRKNISVKNTFEEDLKKIISSDHQDIGYICNLEQHWFGIRKIHSTWYVLDSLKSGPLYIKDINLKYYFNDIINKYHVFSVQNVNPYVSLPKADVNFVAKNPNQFYFCTNEISEISGVSSNGFIMEERGGSGMRGEKSSFFPSGGYDKPNKFKWPEGGGRTLNDQGGSSIGGSIGGGIGSSSGFPPGVQDADDELQMALRLSMEEYAKNLPPPPEEPEGENCINFMVKLSNRKIHKRFCTTKTLADVFYWLEYESVNRPDFGPSLLLRSSYNLYQIYPRRKFCKYQNGTIELQTGEKIEQVQDTPLVDLKFEKEETFMLS from the exons ATGAGCAAGAAGTATGTGTACTGGGAGAAGCAGGGCAACGACCGGATGTGCGGTCTTCACTGCATAAACGCCATCCTGCAG GGCCCTCACTACAGCGAAGACGTCCTGGCCACCATCGGCAGAGAAATCGACGAGAAGGAGCGGGAGTTCCTCAAGTGCAGCGCAGGAGCTGGTGGAAGCGGCCTGAACGACCTGATGAGAAAGAACTCATCCAACGTGTTGGACGACGGGTTCATTAACATCTCTGTCCTCATCGAATGTctaaggagaaaaaatatttccgtAAAAAATACGTTCGAagaagatttaaaaaaaataatttcaagtGACCACCAAGACATAGGATACATATGTAACTTGGAGCAGCACTGGTTCGGCataagaaaaatacacagcACCTGGTATGTCCTTGACAGTTTGAAGAGTGGCCCCCTCTACATAAAGGATATCAATttgaaatattatttcaatGACATTATTAACAAGTACCATGTGTTCTCTGTTCAGAATGTAAATCCCTATGTGTCTTTGCCCAAGGCGGACGTTAACTTTGTGGCGAAGAACCCCAATCAGTTTTACTTTTGCACAAATGAAATTTCTGAAATATCTGGCGTGTCTTCCAATGGGTTTATTATGGAGGAGAGGGGTGGTTCGGGTATGCGTGGCGAGAAgagctctttttttccctccggTGGGTATGACAAGCCGAACAAGTTTAAGTGGCCGGAGGGCGGGGGGCGGACGTTGAACGaccagggggggagcagcattGGCGGCAGCATTGGCGGCGGCATTGGCAGCAGTagcggcttcccccccggtgTGCAGGACGCGGACGACGAGCTGCAGATGGCGCTGCGCCTCTCCATGGAGGAGTACGCCAAG AATTTGCCCCCTCCACCAGAAGAACCCGAGGGAGAAAACTGCATTAACTTTATGGTCAAACTTTCGAATAGGAAGATCCACAAGCGGTTCTGCACCACCAAGACGTTGGCG gacgTCTTCTACTGGCTTGAATACGAGTCCGTGAACAGGCCGGATTTCGGCCCCTCTCTGCTCCTCAGGAGCAGCTATAACCTTTACCAAATATATCCGCG GAGGAAGTTTTGCAAGTACCAGAACGGGACCATCGAGCTGCAGACGGGGGAGAAG ATCGAGCAGGTGCAGGATACCCCCCTGGTGGACTTGAAGTTCGAGAAGGAGGAGACGTTCATGTTGTCGTAG